The sequence below is a genomic window from candidate division WOR-3 bacterium.
CTTTTTTTAAAGAGCAGGCAAAAAAATTACTGGATCGAATAGATAGAATAGGTATTAGATGGTCGCCTGTTTTACTTGCTATAAGTAAAAAACAGTAATTGGAGGTAAAATGAAAAAGATCGGAATTATCATATGCGCAAGGTATATAAACTGCGGCGGAGGTAAATGCCTCAGAGCGATGAGAGAGAAAGTTGGAGGATTCGCATGCTACCCCGAAGAAGAAGAGTTACAACTCGTAGGTTATGCAAATTGTGGGGGGTGTCCTGGAGGAAACATCGAATATGTTCCTGAAGAGATGGTAAAAAACGGAGCGGAAGTTATCCACTTGGCAACAGGTCTTGTTGTTGGTTACCCTCCGTGCCCGAGTATGAATTTTTTCAAGGAATTCATTGAAACCAAATTCAAAATTCCTGTTGTAATAGGCACTCATCCTATACCCATGAAATACTTTGAGATCCATAAAAATCTTTCTTTCTGGAAAAAGGCGGACATCGGAAAGGCAATAAAACATTTGCTGGAGGAAGATGAAAAGATTATGCTTGACTATAACTGACAGACCAAATGTTTTTCAAAAGATATCTTCCTTTACTTACATCTCTAATACTTTTCTTTATCATAGTATCTATTATATTGTCTGTTTCTTTAAAAGAAAACAAAGGGAAATTTGTATATGCACTTGATGATGCTTATATTCATATGGCGATGGCTAAAAATTTCTCAAAATATGGTGTTTGGGGAGTTGACAAAACAGCTTTTACTTCTTCGTCGTCTTCACCTCTTTGGACTTTTCTGTTGTCGTGTTGTTATTCAGCGTTTGGCGTAAAAGAAATTTTACCGTTTGTACTAAACCTCATCTTCTCTATAATTTTCTTGTTTGCTGTAGATATGATTTTAAAGAAAAACAGAACAGATATGAGTTTTAGAATACTCGTATTATTGTCGATTGTATTTTTTTCCCCGTTGTATGCTCTTGTTTTTA
It includes:
- a CDS encoding CGGC domain-containing protein encodes the protein MKKIGIIICARYINCGGGKCLRAMREKVGGFACYPEEEELQLVGYANCGGCPGGNIEYVPEEMVKNGAEVIHLATGLVVGYPPCPSMNFFKEFIETKFKIPVVIGTHPIPMKYFEIHKNLSFWKKADIGKAIKHLLEEDEKIMLDYN